A genomic segment from Candidatus Dormiibacterota bacterium encodes:
- a CDS encoding tRNA 4-thiouridine(8) synthase ThiI encodes MTDPVTVAGTAEQAAGEPCVLLKLGEVVLKGRNRHQFERMLQTNIRAAARDTGLPVELLPREGVVVLRVAPQERTAAEHAAAVDRVAERVSDVPGIVRVCRAVR; translated from the coding sequence ATGACCGATCCCGTCACCGTGGCCGGGACGGCGGAGCAGGCCGCCGGGGAGCCGTGCGTGCTCCTCAAGCTTGGCGAAGTCGTCCTCAAGGGCCGTAACAGGCACCAGTTCGAACGGATGCTGCAGACGAACATCCGGGCCGCGGCCAGGGACACCGGGCTGCCCGTCGAACTCCTGCCCCGCGAGGGGGTGGTGGTGCTCCGGGTGGCCCCCCAGGAGCGCACGGCGGCCGAGCACGCCGCCGCGGTGGACCGGGTGGCCGAGCGGGTCAGCGACGTGCCGGGGATCGTCCGGGTGTGCCGGGCGGTGCGG